A genomic window from Bacillus marinisedimentorum includes:
- a CDS encoding amidohydrolase family protein — MPTHIKGARIYTGSGKVIAKGDILIDAGVIQAIGKHVRAPAHANTIDAEGKVVTPGLIDVYTQMGLTKEPPQTGSRADKQLSLTPEFRAIDGIYPEEKTFEEARKSGVTTVHILPGTNSIFGGESAVVKTSGSIVDNMILRNPAGMAGSFSASPGNSGGPDSSALMETVAQMREAFKKAQTQLHKINNGITIDENLALENLIKVLNREYPLRVKAELIEEIAAVLRIAREFSIQVTIENTKDAHRIADFIGEQGARISIAPGLMGSSPSKRPAKEWDTIAALDEAGIPVSITTAYPQSSISTLLSSAAMAVRSGLKESSAWKAITLNAARHLGISKRVGSLNTGKDADLVIWSGEPFDLRNDVEKTIINGQIVYNASKRYVLKQKG, encoded by the coding sequence ATGCCCACCCATATAAAAGGAGCACGAATCTATACAGGGAGCGGCAAAGTCATTGCAAAAGGAGATATTTTAATTGACGCAGGAGTCATTCAGGCAATCGGAAAACATGTCCGGGCGCCCGCCCATGCCAACACAATTGATGCGGAAGGAAAAGTTGTGACGCCGGGACTAATCGATGTATATACACAGATGGGGCTGACAAAAGAACCGCCGCAAACAGGGTCCCGGGCTGACAAACAACTCAGCCTGACTCCTGAGTTCCGGGCCATTGACGGCATTTATCCCGAAGAAAAAACGTTTGAAGAAGCTAGAAAATCAGGTGTCACTACCGTGCATATCCTCCCTGGCACGAATTCCATTTTCGGCGGGGAATCAGCTGTTGTTAAGACCTCAGGCAGCATTGTTGATAACATGATACTGCGGAACCCTGCCGGCATGGCCGGCTCATTTTCGGCTTCGCCCGGAAATTCCGGCGGCCCTGACTCTTCCGCATTGATGGAAACTGTTGCACAAATGCGTGAAGCCTTTAAAAAAGCACAGACACAGCTTCATAAAATAAATAACGGCATTACAATAGATGAAAATCTTGCCCTTGAAAACTTGATCAAAGTGCTGAACCGGGAATATCCGCTCCGTGTAAAAGCGGAACTTATAGAAGAAATCGCCGCTGTTCTTCGGATCGCCCGGGAATTTTCCATTCAAGTCACAATTGAAAATACGAAGGATGCCCATCGAATAGCCGATTTTATCGGCGAGCAGGGAGCAAGAATTTCGATTGCACCGGGTTTGATGGGCAGTTCACCGTCCAAACGGCCAGCAAAGGAATGGGATACGATAGCGGCTCTGGATGAAGCCGGCATCCCGGTATCCATTACAACCGCCTACCCCCAATCAAGCATCAGCACTCTCCTGTCAAGTGCAGCGATGGCTGTACGTTCGGGACTGAAAGAATCATCGGCATGGAAAGCGATCACGCTGAATGCAGCCCGGCATTTAGGTATCAGCAAACGGGTCGGTTCCTTGAACACCGGCAAAGACGCCGACCTTGTAATCTGGAGCGGAGAACCTTTTGACTTGCGTAACGACGTGGAAAAGACAATCATCAACGGACAAATCGTATACAATGCGAGCAAGCGGTATGTGTTGAAACAGAAGGGTTAA
- a CDS encoding M20 family metallopeptidase, translating to MSLDTLLDALYEEMVEIRRHLHAHPELSFEEVETPEFIAGYHEKLGHPIRKGVGGRGIVALLEGGRPGPTVALRADFDALPIQEQNDLPFRSTVDGVMHACGHDGHTATLLVLAKALNRMRDELSGNIVFIHQHAEELMPGGAIAMIEDKCLEGVDVVFGTHLWATEPLGSVLYREGPFMAAADKFEITIQGQGGHGAQPHLTKDAIVIGSQLVNSLQTIVSRRVDPLEPAVVTVGSFEAPNAFNIIADRAKLAGTVRTFSEEVRGRVEKEMERVVRAACDSFGAEYDFKYTRGYPAIVNHGRETELVAELAGGVPGVKDVRQSAMQMGGEDFAYYLQHVPGTFFFTGAKHPDWEVTYPHHHPRFNIDERAMLIAAKTLGRAALHYLVPSASQKDTVKAQP from the coding sequence ATGTCACTTGACACTCTGCTTGATGCATTATATGAAGAGATGGTTGAAATACGCCGTCATTTGCATGCACATCCTGAATTGTCATTTGAAGAAGTGGAAACGCCTGAATTTATTGCAGGCTATCATGAAAAGCTCGGCCACCCGATCAGGAAAGGAGTAGGCGGACGGGGGATTGTCGCGCTTCTTGAAGGCGGCAGGCCGGGTCCGACCGTTGCGCTCCGGGCTGACTTTGATGCCCTTCCGATACAGGAACAAAATGATTTGCCGTTCCGTTCGACAGTCGATGGGGTCATGCATGCGTGTGGACATGACGGCCATACGGCGACCCTTCTTGTCCTTGCTAAAGCGCTGAATCGAATGAGGGATGAGCTTTCCGGCAATATCGTGTTCATTCATCAGCATGCGGAGGAATTGATGCCGGGCGGTGCGATTGCCATGATTGAAGATAAGTGCCTTGAAGGGGTGGATGTTGTATTTGGAACACACCTCTGGGCAACTGAACCTTTAGGGTCTGTCCTCTACCGGGAAGGTCCGTTCATGGCGGCGGCTGACAAATTTGAAATCACAATTCAGGGCCAGGGAGGGCATGGAGCCCAGCCCCACCTTACAAAAGACGCGATTGTGATCGGCTCACAGCTCGTAAACTCCCTCCAGACGATTGTGAGCAGGCGGGTCGATCCGCTGGAACCGGCAGTGGTGACAGTCGGTTCATTCGAAGCGCCGAATGCCTTCAATATTATCGCTGACAGGGCTAAGCTTGCCGGAACAGTCCGGACGTTTTCCGAAGAAGTCCGCGGACGGGTGGAAAAGGAGATGGAGCGGGTTGTCCGGGCGGCTTGCGACTCATTCGGAGCAGAATATGATTTCAAGTATACGCGCGGATATCCTGCAATCGTGAACCATGGAAGAGAAACCGAGCTTGTCGCTGAGCTTGCCGGTGGAGTCCCTGGTGTCAAGGATGTTCGGCAAAGTGCCATGCAAATGGGAGGCGAAGATTTCGCTTACTACCTTCAGCATGTGCCGGGCACATTCTTCTTTACAGGCGCGAAGCATCCGGATTGGGAAGTGACGTATCCGCACCATCATCCGCGTTTCAACATCGATGAACGGGCGATGCTGATTGCCGCCAAAACACTTGGCAGAGCGGCACTCCATTATCTTGTTCCTTCAGCAAGCCAAAAGGATACAGTTAAGGCACAGCCATAA
- a CDS encoding YjcZ family sporulation protein yields MSGGYGYGGGFALIVVLFILLIIVGAAAVGYGY; encoded by the coding sequence ATGAGCGGAGGATATGGCTACGGCGGAGGTTTCGCGCTGATCGTCGTGTTGTTCATCCTGTTGATCATTGTCGGTGCAGCAGCAGTCGGCTATGGTTACTAG
- the pxpB gene encoding 5-oxoprolinase subunit PxpB, with protein sequence MEITFYPIGDTGIQLSFGDVLSEELNQQIRKYAAFLRNNPIDGIVEWVPTYTALTVYYQPEVISYAQLKDVLTESSFRLDHFSLPPANVYEVPTVYGGEFGPDLEFVAQHNGLHEKDVISLHSSSTYLIYMMGFAPGFPYLGGMPEKIAAPRLENPRRQVPAGSVGIAGSQTGVYPLDTPGGWRIIGRTPLEFYNPDREKPILLEAGNYIRFKPITEQEYRVIHQAIATGEFSIKSYPKKEDSE encoded by the coding sequence ATGGAAATCACGTTCTATCCGATCGGGGATACTGGAATCCAGCTTTCGTTCGGCGATGTTCTTTCCGAAGAGCTCAATCAGCAAATACGGAAATATGCTGCCTTTCTGCGAAATAATCCTATCGATGGAATTGTGGAGTGGGTGCCGACCTATACAGCCCTTACCGTTTATTACCAGCCTGAAGTGATCAGCTACGCCCAATTAAAGGATGTGCTTACGGAATCGTCTTTCCGCCTTGATCATTTTTCACTTCCTCCCGCAAACGTTTACGAAGTGCCGACCGTATACGGCGGAGAATTCGGCCCCGATCTCGAATTTGTCGCTCAACATAACGGACTGCATGAGAAAGACGTCATTTCCCTTCATTCCAGCAGCACATATTTGATTTACATGATGGGATTCGCCCCCGGATTTCCATATTTGGGCGGCATGCCGGAAAAAATAGCTGCCCCGCGCCTGGAAAATCCCCGCCGGCAAGTTCCTGCCGGGTCTGTCGGAATCGCTGGAAGCCAGACAGGCGTATACCCTCTTGATACACCGGGCGGTTGGCGCATAATTGGACGTACCCCCCTTGAATTCTACAACCCTGACAGGGAGAAACCGATTCTGCTGGAAGCCGGTAATTATATTCGTTTCAAACCGATTACTGAACAGGAATATCGCGTCATCCATCAGGCAATCGCAACCGGGGAATTTTCGATAAAATCTTATCCTAAAAAGGAGGATTCTGAATGA